From one Gossypium hirsutum isolate 1008001.06 chromosome D08, Gossypium_hirsutum_v2.1, whole genome shotgun sequence genomic stretch:
- the LOC121220345 gene encoding protein NETWORKED 3A — translation MEASQRRRRRFHSHHDGLSCSSWLQTTLSELDKKTKAMLKLIEEDADSFAQRAEMYCKKRSELIGLVEDLYRTHHLLVERYDRAKFSHETHVVTTLGASFRSMKHMSDKAYDSCSDTVDFEDYVESEVDDAESQHKYNMNIINEEVTMKLREEVERLKKDNKKVKAQLLGKDEEKRQVIRQLSLAIKVLKDENIKLKKLKESPMKWEFSKLKEGIFGMLFSGSLK, via the exons ATGGAAGCTTCACAGCGGCGGCGGCGGCGATTTCATAGTCATCACGATGGCTTAAGCTGCTCTTCATGGCTTCAAACTACTCTTTCCG AGCTGGATAAGAAGACAAAGGCAATGCTAAAATTGATCGAAGAAGATGCGGATTCCTTTGCCCAACGTGCCGAAATGTATTGCAAGAAACGGTCCGAGCTGATTGGCTTGGTGGAAGATCTCTACCGAACTCACCATTTGCTTGTCGAGCGGTACGATCGAGCCAAGTTCAGCCACGAAACTCATGTTGTAACAACACTAGGAGCATCATTTCGTTCCATGAAGCACATGTCGGATAAAGCCTATGATAGCTGCTCCGATACTGTGGATTTTGAAGACTATGTCGAATCTGAAGTTGATGACGCTGAAAGCCAACATAAATACAATATGAATATAATAAATGAAGAAGTAACGATGAAGTTAAGGGAAGAAGTGGAGAGATTGAAAAAAGATAACAAGAAAGTGAAGGCTCAATTATTGGGGAAAGATGAAGAAAAGAGACAAGTGATTAGGCAATTGAGTTTGGCCATTAAAGTGCTCAAGGATGAGAATATAAAGCTTAAAAAACTTAAGGAATCCCCAATGAAATGGGAATTCAGCAAATtaaaggaaggaatttttgggATGTTGTTCAGTGGATCCCTGAAGTGA